CCCGGGTGTCGCGTCGTTGGCGATCCATTCGATCGCATCGATGTCTGCAGCACTGTCGACGATGACCCGCCCGAGGTCGTTTCGCTCCATCGTTCTCACCTTCCTGTCTTCTGCGTCATCCCTGTCTTCTGCGTCATTACGCTGTCGGCCAGGCCTGGTCCGACACCTGTGCTGTCCCCACGCTATTCCCCCAGGTCCGGTATGGGCGCGGTGGGTGAAACTTGAGGCATGACAGAGCCTGCAGCCGATCGTTCCATCGTGGGACTGGTCACCGATGATGTGCCGGTGACGAACCCGGAGGAGACTGCCGCGCAACTGCGTGAGGCGCTCCCCGGCAACCGGTACGTCAGCGTCAGCGACATCCCTGTTCTGTCCGGAGGCGAACTCGTTGGCCTGGTGTCGGTCGAACACGTCCTCGCTGCGGAGCCTGATGTTCGGATCACGGACATCATGGATCCACGGCCTCCGATCGTGACTCCCGGAACCCACCAGGAGAAAGCGGCATGGGCCATGGTCCAACACGGTGAGTCCGCTCTCGCCGTGGTCGACTCCGAAGGCCGGTTCCACGGCATCGTGCCGCCCAACCGGATAATGGGCGTCCTGCTTGCCGAGCATGAGGAGGACATGTCTCGCCTGGCAGGTGTCGTCCACGACACGGAGGCTGTGGTGGGTCGCACCGTCGAGTCGGTTCCCCAGCGGGTCCGTCACCGGTTGCCCTGGCTTCTGGTCGGTCTGGCCGGAGCCATGGCCGCGGCCCTCGTCGTGTCGTCGTTCGAGGCAGCCATCAGCGCTCAGGTGATGCTTGCGTTCTTCCTCCCCGGTGTCGTCTACATGGCCGACGCTGTCGGAACCCAAACTGAGACGGTCGTGGTCCGGGGCCTGTCCGTGGGTGTGTCTGTTGCCCGGGTTGCTCGCCGTGAGGCGTGGACAGGTCTCATCATCGGGGTCATCGTCGCCGCACTCTTCATCCCGCTCGGCTGGGTCGTCTTCGGCGACCTTCGACTCATGCTCGCCATAGGCCTCGCGCTGTTCCTGTCCTGCGCCATCGCATCCGTGGTCGCGATGTCCCTGCCCTACCTGTTGGCGCGGTTGGGCCGCGATCCCGCGTACGGGTCCGGGCCCCTGGCAACCGTGATCCAGGACCTGCTGACGATCATCTGCTACGGCGTGATCGTGACCCAGTTGCTGTGATCGATACGGGTCCGGCCTGTCATGCGCCGCATGGTCAGGTCATCCGTCTTTCGGGATCGTGTGTCCATATCTGACCGGTTCGCCCGTGACCGCAGCCCAGAACCGGGTTCCGTACTCCCAGTGCCACCACTCCTGCGGATGGACCACGAACCCCGCGCCGCCCATGGCCGCAGCCAACCGACGGCGAAGATCCCGGTCACGCCGCGGGCCATCGGGCTCGAACGCGGCCGCCGCCGCAGCGGGGACGAAAGCGTCGAACGACGTCCCCAGCGACAAGGGCACGCCGCGCCACGTGAGGGTCAGGTCCACGGTGCCGCCACTCGCGTGCGGGGGGCACCGGGCAGGGTCGGGATCGGGTCGAGTGACGAAACCCGGGGCCAGGGTGGAGTCCTGGTAGACCGTGTCGTGCAGTACTGCCTGCAGTTGGGGATCCCGCCACGCATCCCACACGGCCAGTCCGAATTCCTTGGGCAGGTCGTCGGCGGCGCGATACAGAGCATTCGCGGCACCTGGGCGCAACCAGGCGGTGGGCCGACTGAACGGCCATCCCTCGTGCCAGTAGGCCGCCAGGATGCGAATCCGACGGTGTGCTATCTGTTCCAGATCGCCGGGCTGAGGTGGGGGAGCCGGTGGCAACTCGTCGCTCTCCCGTGCTGTGACAGGGGTGAGTTCCGTGTCCCATGCTGCCCGGGGCACACATTCGCTGCTCGCGGATGCCCAGTGGTAGTCCGGCAGCGGCCCCTCACGGACGATCACGAACCGGACGCCCGCAGCGACCGGCTGATTTGGTCGACCTTGCGCCAGATCGTGGCACGGACCTCAGGGCTGCTCATCTCGCCGAGGTGGGTGACCCGCGCCGGGATGTGGTCGTCGATGGGGTATTCGGGGAATGTCTCGAGGTGGCGCCGGTACTCGTTGTCCGTTGCGATCAGGATGTTGGTCACCCCCGGGACGTCGATGTGCGCCGCCGTGTACGGGTAGATGACGATCTCATGGGTGCTGTAGATGTTCGTGACCCGGTCGGCGATGACGGGCAGGTCGTCGTGCAACTTGGTGAGGAACTGCGAGCCCTCGGCCATGTCGGTCAGGGCCGGCGTCAGGTTGCGCCGGGTGAGTCCTACGATGCGGGCTACACGCGCGGCGCTGCGCGACCCCTGCCACGGGGCACCGACGCTGAACACGTGCTGCACCTGAAGGGGATTGTCGAGCGCGAACCGCAGGCATGCCAGGGCGCCTTGCGAATGACCTACGAGCACGACGGGCGATTCCGGGTCGCGGCCCATCTTGGTGAGGCCGCGCCGGATGTCGCGAGTGATGTTCTGTTGGGATCGGTGCAGCGGCAGTGTGACACCGAAGCTCGCCAGGGTGATGAGGAACGCGTTCGGGTGCCGCTCCAGGACCTTGCGCATCATCAAGGTGGCCGCGACCCCCTTGATGGCGGTCCCGGCGATGATGGGCACGGCGATCGTCATGCGGTCGACCTCCTCTCCTGACTGTGGGACCTCGGCTGTCGGCTGTCGGCTGTCGGCTGTCGGGTCACGTCGGCTGTCGGGTCGGCTGACGGATGAGGTCAGCGGACGGATGAGGTCAATAGTGCCGCGCCAGCAGGCGGGATGCGACGAAAGGCGCGCGCAAGACGAAGGTTCGCTGCCGTGTACTTGCCCAAAGCCTTCGGAATCCGCAGGAATCGTTGTGGCTGAGTGGTTACCGGGGGCGAGGCTCACGGCCGGTTATCCTGCTGGGACACCTATCGGGAGGGTTCACGTGTTGCGTCGCCGCCGTTCCACCACGGCCGTCTACGCGGCCGTCATGGCATCTGCCGGGCTGCTCGTTGCGGCCTGCGCCTCATCGCCGACCGCCACGTCCGACGGTGCCACGGCACCGGGATCGGGGTCGGAGTCGGGACAGACCATTGCCCCCGAACCGCCGCCTGAACTGCCCCGCGGGGGTCGAGAGGTGTTCCCCGAGTACCGACTGGTCGGCTACTCCGGTGTCATGGGCGACGTCAACGAGGACATGGGCCGATTGACGGGTGACCTCGACGCGCGCTGCGAACAGATCGAGAGAGTCGGCAAGAGGTATGAATACGGGCGCCGTTTGCTCCCCGTCTTCGAGTTCATCCCCGTCGTGGTTCACGGTTCTCCGCAGAAGGACGGCACCTACCGCACGCGTGTCGGCAAGGGCCAGGTGCGCGAGTACCTCGAAGCGGCCCGGCGCTGCAAGGCCCTGCTCTTGCTGAACATCCAACCGGGGCGGTCGGAGTTCATGCCGGAGATGAAGCACTACGAGAAGTTCCTCGAAGAGCCCGATGTCGGCGTCGCCCTCGACCCGGAATGGGCCATGGATCCTGGGGAGATTCCCGGGGTCAACCTGGGTCGCACGGACGGTCCGGAACTCAACGAGGCGGCGATGTATCTGTCGGACATCGTGGCCGAGCACAACTTGCCCGAGAAAGTGATGGTCTTCCACCAGTTCAACTTCGGTGCCGTGGAGAAGATCAAAGGTCTCAAGCCTCAGCCAGGAGTCGCGTTGATCCGGTCGATCGATGGCCTCGGTGGTCCCGAAGCCAAGATCGAGGAGTACAACGCGCTGATCAAGAATCAACCGCCGTACATTCACCCCGGGTTCAAACTCTTCTACAAAGAGGACACCAGTCCCCCTGGGGATCTCGGCTCATGACCCCGAAAGAGGTCATGGCGCTTCGACCCCGACCCGAGTACATCCTGTACGAATGACCCACCTGCACCACGGCAGATGACGATCACCGCCTGCGATGGGCGCGCAGTAGCCGGTGGGTCGGTTACGACCGGCCTCCAGTCGCTTCGTCCATCAGCACAGGTGCGTTCATCTCGGCGAATCGATCAGCTGTGCGGCGGGCGCGCTCTTTGGCCCGTGCAGCCCGCTGGGCGCCGCGGGTGTCGCGCCAGCGTTGCCGGCGCTCATTGATGCGGGCCGTTGTCCGCGCGGCAGTGGGGGCCCATCGGTCCTCGAATCGGGACACCCGCTTGCGCACCGCCCGCTCCGCGGCGAACTCCACGCTGCGGCTCTGACCGCGCGCCACCAGGTTGTCGTACTGGTCCACGACCGCCGCAGCGAGAGCCGACGGTGTCCGGGTGACCCCGGACAGAGCGCCGCGAGCGTTGCGTGACAGGCCATCCACCGCGCCGATCACGGCGTAGACGGGCTCGGGCAGCTCGCCGTCCAGAACCCGACGGGTCAGCGATTGTGAGAGGTCCTCCGGCAGCGTCATGGACCCATGCTCGGTTGAACGCTGGCTGTTCGCCGACAGCCACACGCAACCGGCCGCGCCGTGTTACCCGATCGGAATCACGATGCGCGGGGGGACAATGGGGTGTGGCAGAACCCGATGCCCCCACCCCGGGTGACCGGCTGCGGCAGTGGCTCGCAGCCAGTGGTCGCCACGCCACGTTCATCGAGACTCACGTTTCCGTGGTGGCCTTGACTGCCGATCGGGCGTACAAGGTGAAGAAGGCCGTTCGGTTCCCCTTTCTGGACCTGTCGACTCGGGAACGCCGGTTGGCGATGTGTTGGCGCGAGGTGCATCTGAATCGTCGGCTCGCTCCCGATGTCTACCTCGGGGTCATCGACATCACCGGTGCGGCGGGGGAGCCGGTCGAGCATGCCATCGAGATGATCCGGCTACCCGATGCGATCCGCCTCGATCATCTCCTGACGGATGCAGACACCCCGGCTCGGCTCACCCAACTGGCCCACCACCTGGTGGAGTTCCATGCCACTGCCGACGGCTCCGATGCGATCGATCAGTCAGGTACGGCGGCCGCCGTGCGACGCCTGTGGCGTGACGAGATCGCCGGACTGACTCCATTCGCCGGCACCGTGGTGCCCCGTCGCGATGCGCAGGCTTGTGCCCGTCTGGCACGGAACTACATCGACGGCCGCGCCGCGCTGTTCACCGATCGCGTGCGGCGGGGCCGGATCCGCGACGGTCATGGCGACCTGCGGTGTGACGATGTCTTCTTCCTCCCGGATGGCATCCGGATCATCGACTGTCTGGAATTCGACGATCGCCGCCGTCGGGGTGACGTCCTGACCGATGTGGCATTCCTGGCCATGGATCTGCAATGGCGAGGGCGCGAGGATTTGGCCGAATGGTTCTTGTCCGAGTACTCGAGACTGTCGGGGGACCACTGGCCGCAGTCGTTGGCCCACCATTGGATCGCCTACTTCGCCCATGTCCGCGCCAAGGTCGCCTGCCTGAACGGAGGTGTCGGCGGTGCGGCAGCCCGCCGCGACGCTGAGGAGCACATCGCTCTTGCGCGGACCCACCTCCGCCTCGCTCAAGTGCATCTCGTCGTCGTGGGTGGACTGCCGGGGACAGGCAAGTCCACGGTGACCCGCGAACTGGCGCGCCGGGGGGAGTTCGATGTCCTGCGCAGCGATGTCGTGCGTCGGGAGTTGCCCGCGCTGGTCGCCGCCGATCCCGGGGTCCGGTATTCGGCGGCCGGCCGGGCGGCGGTCTATCGGTCGATGCTGCATCGAGCTGGGAAGGCCATGGGGCTGGGGCGCAGTGTCATTCTCGATGCCAGTTGGGCCGCCCGTGACGACCGTCGAGACGCCGCCAATCTGGCGGCCGCCTGCGGCGCGGAACTCGTTCAGTTGTGTTGCGTCGCGCCGACCAGCGTCACGCAACAGCGCATTCGGGACCGGCTCAGTGCGGGGACCGACGAATCCGAGGCAGATGTCGCCGTAGCCCGGTCGATGGCGGCGCGGTTCGACGCCTGGCCCGAGGCGTCAGTCATCGCCACGACCGGAGACATCGCGGAGTCTGTCGCTGCGGCGGCTGCGGCGCTGACCGACACCCTGATCCGC
This genomic stretch from Candidatus Nanopelagicales bacterium harbors:
- a CDS encoding magnesium transporter; the encoded protein is MTEPAADRSIVGLVTDDVPVTNPEETAAQLREALPGNRYVSVSDIPVLSGGELVGLVSVEHVLAAEPDVRITDIMDPRPPIVTPGTHQEKAAWAMVQHGESALAVVDSEGRFHGIVPPNRIMGVLLAEHEEDMSRLAGVVHDTEAVVGRTVESVPQRVRHRLPWLLVGLAGAMAAALVVSSFEAAISAQVMLAFFLPGVVYMADAVGTQTETVVVRGLSVGVSVARVARREAWTGLIIGVIVAALFIPLGWVVFGDLRLMLAIGLALFLSCAIASVVAMSLPYLLARLGRDPAYGSGPLATVIQDLLTIICYGVIVTQLL
- a CDS encoding M15 family metallopeptidase — encoded protein: MIVREGPLPDYHWASASSECVPRAAWDTELTPVTARESDELPPAPPPQPGDLEQIAHRRIRILAAYWHEGWPFSRPTAWLRPGAANALYRAADDLPKEFGLAVWDAWRDPQLQAVLHDTVYQDSTLAPGFVTRPDPDPARCPPHASGGTVDLTLTWRGVPLSLGTSFDAFVPAAAAAAFEPDGPRRDRDLRRRLAAAMGGAGFVVHPQEWWHWEYGTRFWAAVTGEPVRYGHTIPKDG
- a CDS encoding AAA family ATPase — protein: MAEPDAPTPGDRLRQWLAASGRHATFIETHVSVVALTADRAYKVKKAVRFPFLDLSTRERRLAMCWREVHLNRRLAPDVYLGVIDITGAAGEPVEHAIEMIRLPDAIRLDHLLTDADTPARLTQLAHHLVEFHATADGSDAIDQSGTAAAVRRLWRDEIAGLTPFAGTVVPRRDAQACARLARNYIDGRAALFTDRVRRGRIRDGHGDLRCDDVFFLPDGIRIIDCLEFDDRRRRGDVLTDVAFLAMDLQWRGREDLAEWFLSEYSRLSGDHWPQSLAHHWIAYFAHVRAKVACLNGGVGGAAARRDAEEHIALARTHLRLAQVHLVVVGGLPGTGKSTVTRELARRGEFDVLRSDVVRRELPALVAADPGVRYSAAGRAAVYRSMLHRAGKAMGLGRSVILDASWAARDDRRDAANLAAACGAELVQLCCVAPTSVTQQRIRDRLSAGTDESEADVAVARSMAARFDAWPEASVIATTGDIAESVAAAAAALTDTLIR